In the genome of Dyadobacter fermentans DSM 18053, the window TGCAGGCAAACGTAGCGCTCACCGCCGACCAGAACAGTACAAACACGACCGTTGATTCGCTCACAGAGATTTTGCCGGTCCTCCGCCCGATCTCTATAATGGCCGCGATCAACAGAAAACCAATCGGTAAATGCACCAGCACCGGGTGAAACCGCCCGATGAAGAGCGCCCAGGGTGAGGCCTGAAGAAGAGGAATGAGCATACCGGAAATCAATATTTAGGGGTTAGGATGTATTTTAAATGCAGTAGATCACAACCGAAACACTTCCGGGCAGGGCACGGCTTTCGGCGAGTTGTCGGGATTGACATCCATGATGTCGGCCATATGATCCCACCATTTTTTCATAATGGGCAGCCCCGGTAGATTCGCCGTGGTGTCGTTACTGCCCAACTTTTGAAATGCAAAAAGCGCGAGCGTCTGTTCGTCCAGGAAAATATAGTATTCCACAATGCCCGCCTCTTTGAGGAGCCCGCTCAGCTCCGGCCATATTTCGTCGTGCCGCTTTTTATATTCTGCCTCGAATCCGGGTTTGAGCTGCATCCGGAATGCCTTAACTGTCTCCTGCGCCATGTTTTGGATTAATACTGCTTAAATGCTATGAATTATGCAATTACCTCTTTTACAACTTTACCCTCGGTGTCTGTAAGCCTGAAATTCCTTCCCTGGAACGGATAGGTGAATTTTTCATGGTCAAAACCCATCAAATGCAGGATTGTTGCCTGCAAATCGTAGACGTGGACGCGGTCTTTTACGCCATAATAGCCCAATTCGTCGGTTTCGCCGTGGCTGTATCCGCGCTTCACGCCGCCGCCTGCCATCCACATGGTGTAGGCTTCGAGGTGGTGGTCGCGGCCCATATAGGGCATTACCACGCCATTGCGGTTTTCCTGCATGGGAGTCCGTCCGAATTCCGCACCGAATACCACCAGCGTTTCTTCCAGTAAGCCACGCATTTTCAGGTCCTTGATCAGCGCCGCAATAGGCCGGTCGGAAATCTCGCATTTGCCGCGCAGGCCGCCTTCCACGTTGTCGGTTGCGTTGGTACCGTGGCCATCCCAGCCCCAATCGAAGAGCTGCACGAAACGAACGTCGTTTTCAATGAGCTTCCGGGCCAGGAGGCAATTCATACCAAAGCTGCCTTCGCCTGCTTTCACTCCATACATATCGAGAATAAATTGCGGCTCTTTCGAAACATCCATTACCTCCGGCACGGACATCTGCATTCGGAAAGCCATTTCATACTGGCTGATCCGCGTCAGGATCTCGGGGTCCTGCACGTCCTCGTAAGTCTGCCGGTTGATCTCATTGATCGCTTCGATCGTTTTCTTGCGGATATTCCTGTTCATGCCATTGGGATCGGTCACGTACAGCACCGGGTCGCCGCCGGTGCGGCATTGCACGCCCTGGTATACCGATGGCAGAAAGCCACTTCCGTACACGCTTTTGCCCGCGTCGGGCTGCCGGCCTCCCGATGCAAGCACGATGAAGCCCGGCAGGTTGCGGTTTTCGGAACCCAGCCCGTACACTGCCCAGGCGCCCAGGCTAGGGCGTCCCAGCCGCGCGCTGCCGGTGTGCAGGAGCAGCTGAGCCGGAGCGTGGTTGAACTGGTCGGTATGCATCGCTTTCAGGAAAGTAATTTCGTCCGCGACCGTTTGCAGATAGGGCACGTAATCGGATAGCCAAGCGCCCGACTGGCCGTATTGCCCGAATTGGCCCTGTGGCCCCAGCATTTTGGGCACACCCTGGATGAATGCGAACTTTTTGCCTTCCAGAAATTCCGCAGGACAGTCTTTCCCGTGGTATTTGACGAGCTCCGGCTTATAGTCGAAAAGTTCGAGCTGCGACGGCGCGCCGGCCATGTGGATATAAATGACGCGCTTGGCTTTGGGTGCAAATTGCGGGATACCGGGCGATGCCAGCGGATCGGCCGAGCCGGCTATGGCATCCGCCTTCGACGAGCCGCAAGAGCCGAGCAATGATCCCAGCCCCAATGCCCCCAGTCCAAAACCGGCCGATTGCAGGAAATGGCGGCGGGTTTGCCGGTGCAATTCCGCGTGTTGTAATTCTTTTAACAGCTTTTCCATAATTATTCCTTGGTCACCACATTATCGAGGTTCAGCAGCACATTCGCCGAAACGGTGAGCGCGGCCAGCTCGGGTGATTTTTCTTTTCCGTAAATCAATATGCTATCCATTTCCGAGGGCTTCTGCCGGTATTCCTGCAAGGCATCCTGGTACACTTTCAACAGGACATTGAGGCTTTTCGGCTCAATCGCTTTGAAGGTCAGCAAGCGATACCCCTCTTTGAGCTGCTGCTCGGGCGTTTTTCCGCGCGTTTTCATTTTCGAGGCCAGCTTTTCAGCCGCTTCCAGGTATACCGGGTCGTTCAGCGTCACCAGCGCCTGCAACGGCGTGTTGGTAATGATCCGTCGCGACTGGCAAAACTCCCGGCTAGGCGCATCGAAAGTAGTCATCGAAGGGTACGGCGCCGTTCTTTTCCAGTAAGTATAAACGCCCCTGCGGTATTTGTCCTCTCCCTCGCTCACCACCCAGCTTTCGCCGCTGTAAGGCGACTGCCAGACCTTGTCTGGCTGAGGCGGCATTACGCTCGGGCCGTACATTTTATCTGAAATGAGTCCGCTGCAAGCCAGGGCCTGGTCGCGCACCTGCTCGGCGCTCAGTCGTACGCGCGGGCCGCGGGAGAGCCACATGTTATACGGGTCTTTTTCCTTTCGTTGGTTGTCGGAGCGCGAGTCCTGCCGGTAGGTAGCCGACATTACGATTGTTTTCAGCAGTTTTTTAACACTCCATTTGTAATCGTCCATAAACGACACCGCCAGCCAGTCGAGCAGCTCGGGGTGTGACGGTTCGGCACCCTGCGATCCGAAGTCTTCCACCGTCTCCACAATGCCCCTTCCAAAAAGCTGCTCCCAGAAACGGTTTACAACCACCCGGCCTGTCAGCGCATTGTCGCGGCTTACGATCCATTTCGCGAGGCCCAGCCGGTCGCGCGAGGCGTCTTTGGGCAGGGGCGCGAGGAGTTTGGGCACATCCGGCTTCACTTCCGGGCCTTTTACCATCCAGTTACCCCGGACGAATACATTGGTTTTTCTTGCAAAATCGCCTTTCCCTTCCCACAGCACGGGCATGCTTTCGGTAGGTCGGGTTAAAACGGTTGCATAATCGGCTACAACTTGCTGGTAACCGGGTGCCGAACTGCCCGGCAATGCCGGCTGAAACGCAGCCCAGGTAATGCGCACCCATTCTTCCGGTGCCTTTGGACTATGCAGTGAAAGGAAAATGTCGTGCTTGCCGCTGGTTTTCGTAATCGGCGCGATGATCACCGTGTCGCGCGTCGGGACTTTGATGGTCGTCAGCACCGGGCCGTCGAGTTTGTCCAGATGCAAGGTCAATACCGCGTTTTCAGCTTTGGTACCGATGTTCATCAGCACATTATCGGCGCCGGTGAGGTTCACCTGCGGAATGCGCGCATTGCCTTTGTCCTTCACTCCATAATAGGAAATGACCAGCACCGTGGACTGATCGCCCTTCTCGAAGTTATGGGCGTTGATCTTCGGCTCCACCACCTTCATGAACTGCGTTTTCGCTTCCAAATCCTGCGGATTATATTGCTTCACCCACGATTTTACGCGCTCGAAGCGTGCCGAGTCTTCGCCTTTGTAAAACCGCAGCTTCGGCCATTCGTCCCATACATCCTCGTCGCGGGAGTTGTTGAAAAATGCTGCGTATTTATAGTAGTCTTCGTGCGGGATCGGGTCGTAAGGGTGGCTGTGGCATTGGATACAGGCAAATGTAGTCCCTTGCCAGACCTCCCACGTGGTGTTGACCCGGTCGATCAGCGCGGCGGTACGAAACTCTTCGTCGTCTGTTCCGCCTTCATTATTGGTCATGGTATTGCGGTGGAAGCCGGTGGCGATCACGTTTTCTTCTTTCGGGAAGGCATCTTTCTTTTCAGGCAGCAGGTCGCCGGCCAGCTGTTCGATGGTGAAGCGGTCGAAAGGCTTGTCCTCGTTGAAAGATTTGACCACATAATCGCGATAGCGCCACATCGTGCGGCCGCCGTCGCTTTCGTAGCCCTTGGTATCGGCATAGCGCGCGAGGTCCATCCACATCGACGTCCATTTTTCCCCGTAAGCAGGCGATTTCAGAAGCTTATCCACCCTTTTTTCGTAAGCGTCGGGCGATTTGTCATTCACAAAATCCATCACCTCCTTTTCGGTAGGCGGTAAGCCGGTGATATCCAGACTTACCCGCCGGAGTAATGTCGCACGGTCGGCTTCGGGAGAGGTTTTCAGGCCTTCCTGTTTCAGTTTTTTGGCAACAAAATGGTCGATTTCGTTTTTAGCCCAGGCTTTGTCGCCTTTATCCAGCAAGCCAAAAAGGTTTGAAAAGCTGTTCAGCGAGGGCACGTCAGGCTTTTCAATCTTTTTATAGGCCCAATGCGTTTCCCATTCGGCACCATCGTCGATCCACTGTTTGAGGATATCCACCTCGTCGTCGGTGAGGGGCGTGCCGTTTTTCGGCATTTTCTCGTCGGGATCGTCCGTCAGAATGCGCCGGATCATCTCACTGGCGTCGGCGTCGCCGCGTACTACTGGTATTTTGCCCGATTTGCCCGGTTCGAGCATTTCGTGTTCAAACAGAAAACTCACGTCGCCGGCCTTTTTCACACCGCCATGGCAGCCCATGCAATGTTTGTTGAGGATCGGCTTCACATCTGCATTGTAATCGACCTTCTTGCCCAGCGGCGAACCGCCCCCGGACAGCCCGACCCACGAAAAGTATGCTACCGGCACGGCCACTACCACTAAACCGATCAAAAATCTGGTATGCATTAGTTTTATTTTAGATAACTATTTCCCTAAGAATTACAAAAATACCAGGATATGGATAAATATGTAACATTTGTTCATACAAAGTATGCAAATGTTCGAACAAATAATGTTTCCTCCCGATCTTAGTGACTCAATTTAACCGCTATATTCTTCCGGAATGTTGGCAAATGAGCAGCCGGTAAATTTGATTTACCCGCTGCTCACAGGTGCTAAAAGACTGAATTTAACCAAAATTACCCGCTATTCTGTACTGCGGCAGGGCTTAGCAACCCCTACTGCCAAATGGCATTCTGTTTTACATTCGGGTTACCCAGGAGCTCCTTCTGCGGCAATGGCAGCACGTAATCCCGCTCCTTGGGCACGCGGTCGAGTTTATATTTCTCGGCGAAGTGCTTGATTTCCTTGCCCAGGTAATCCACCGGCCCGCCCAGCTTGCTTTTCCGGCGCAGCTCGGGGTACATTACCTGCTCGAAAACAAACTCCTGCATGCGCTCATGAACGATGGCGTCGCGCAATGCCGACTGGCTAAGGCCTTTCAGCGCCGCCAGCCCCGCCCGGGCGCGCACTTTGTTGATGGACGCGTATGCATCGCCCTGGCCGCTTTCATTGCAGGCTTCGGAATGGCCCAGCAGAATGTCGGCCAGCCGGATGTAAATCGTGTTTTTCTCGGTTGCCGCATTGCTTTTGTCGAGCTCCACAATTTTGGCCGACCATGCCTTGCCGAA includes:
- a CDS encoding L-rhamnose mutarotase gives rise to the protein MAQETVKAFRMQLKPGFEAEYKKRHDEIWPELSGLLKEAGIVEYYIFLDEQTLALFAFQKLGSNDTTANLPGLPIMKKWWDHMADIMDVNPDNSPKAVPCPEVFRL
- a CDS encoding DUF1501 domain-containing protein, whose translation is MEKLLKELQHAELHRQTRRHFLQSAGFGLGALGLGSLLGSCGSSKADAIAGSADPLASPGIPQFAPKAKRVIYIHMAGAPSQLELFDYKPELVKYHGKDCPAEFLEGKKFAFIQGVPKMLGPQGQFGQYGQSGAWLSDYVPYLQTVADEITFLKAMHTDQFNHAPAQLLLHTGSARLGRPSLGAWAVYGLGSENRNLPGFIVLASGGRQPDAGKSVYGSGFLPSVYQGVQCRTGGDPVLYVTDPNGMNRNIRKKTIEAINEINRQTYEDVQDPEILTRISQYEMAFRMQMSVPEVMDVSKEPQFILDMYGVKAGEGSFGMNCLLARKLIENDVRFVQLFDWGWDGHGTNATDNVEGGLRGKCEISDRPIAALIKDLKMRGLLEETLVVFGAEFGRTPMQENRNGVVMPYMGRDHHLEAYTMWMAGGGVKRGYSHGETDELGYYGVKDRVHVYDLQATILHLMGFDHEKFTYPFQGRNFRLTDTEGKVVKEVIA
- a CDS encoding DUF1553 domain-containing protein, whose protein sequence is MHTRFLIGLVVVAVPVAYFSWVGLSGGGSPLGKKVDYNADVKPILNKHCMGCHGGVKKAGDVSFLFEHEMLEPGKSGKIPVVRGDADASEMIRRILTDDPDEKMPKNGTPLTDDEVDILKQWIDDGAEWETHWAYKKIEKPDVPSLNSFSNLFGLLDKGDKAWAKNEIDHFVAKKLKQEGLKTSPEADRATLLRRVSLDITGLPPTEKEVMDFVNDKSPDAYEKRVDKLLKSPAYGEKWTSMWMDLARYADTKGYESDGGRTMWRYRDYVVKSFNEDKPFDRFTIEQLAGDLLPEKKDAFPKEENVIATGFHRNTMTNNEGGTDDEEFRTAALIDRVNTTWEVWQGTTFACIQCHSHPYDPIPHEDYYKYAAFFNNSRDEDVWDEWPKLRFYKGEDSARFERVKSWVKQYNPQDLEAKTQFMKVVEPKINAHNFEKGDQSTVLVISYYGVKDKGNARIPQVNLTGADNVLMNIGTKAENAVLTLHLDKLDGPVLTTIKVPTRDTVIIAPITKTSGKHDIFLSLHSPKAPEEWVRITWAAFQPALPGSSAPGYQQVVADYATVLTRPTESMPVLWEGKGDFARKTNVFVRGNWMVKGPEVKPDVPKLLAPLPKDASRDRLGLAKWIVSRDNALTGRVVVNRFWEQLFGRGIVETVEDFGSQGAEPSHPELLDWLAVSFMDDYKWSVKKLLKTIVMSATYRQDSRSDNQRKEKDPYNMWLSRGPRVRLSAEQVRDQALACSGLISDKMYGPSVMPPQPDKVWQSPYSGESWVVSEGEDKYRRGVYTYWKRTAPYPSMTTFDAPSREFCQSRRIITNTPLQALVTLNDPVYLEAAEKLASKMKTRGKTPEQQLKEGYRLLTFKAIEPKSLNVLLKVYQDALQEYRQKPSEMDSILIYGKEKSPELAALTVSANVLLNLDNVVTKE